A single Nicotiana tabacum cultivar K326 chromosome 5, ASM71507v2, whole genome shotgun sequence DNA region contains:
- the LOC142181170 gene encoding secreted RxLR effector protein 161-like, giving the protein MIGSLLYLTASRPDIVFSVGLCARFQANPKESHLVVVKRILRYLKGTTDLCLWYPKGSNFNLVGYADADSAGFLVDRKSTSGMADFLGSCLVSWSTKKQNSVALSTAEAEYVVAASCCAQLLWIKQQLMDFGIDVGCIPIFCDTTSAISMTKKQVHHKRTKHIDVRHLFLRDNYEKGLITVDFCATDKQIADIFSKASSRDHFERNRLELGIIKIT; this is encoded by the coding sequence atgattggttctcttttgtatcttactgctagcagacctgacattgtttttagtgtagggctttgtgctcgatttcaagcaaatccaaaggaatctcacttgGTTGTtgtcaagagaatattgagatacttgaaaggcactactgacctttgcctttggtatccaaaaggtagtaactttaacctagtgggatatgctgaCGCTGACTctgcaggtttccttgtggataggaagagcacctcaggtatggcagacttccttggttcatgtcttgtgtcatggtctactaaaaagcaaaattcagtggccttatccactgctgaagctgagtatgttgttgctgcttcctgttgtgctcaattgttgtggatcaaacagcagttgatggattttggaattgatgttggttgcatccctattttttgtgataccactagtgctattagtatgacaAAGAAACAggttcatcataagagaactaagcacatagatgttaggcacctttttttgagggacaactatgagaaaggcttGATCACCGTGGatttttgtgctactgacaagcaaattgctgacatcttctcAAAAGCCtcaagtagagatcactttgagagGAACAGACTGGAATTAGGGAtaattaagatcacctaa